The following proteins are encoded in a genomic region of Aquifex aeolicus VF5:
- a CDS encoding 2Fe-2S iron-sulfur cluster-binding protein, producing the protein MSEKVKIYIDDVEIEAEKGKTVLQVALENGIDIPYFCYHPRLSIAGACRMCVVYWEDINRLVISCNLPVQEGMRVRTHRTSEMVREQQKYLLQALMTRHPLDCPICDKAGECDLQNLGAIYGPQKQIVPISALEKEREEHDWESDFLEYYSNRCVVCYRCTRACDEVVGTRALYVEDRGFHSNIVPAVRPMDTSTCEMCGICVHVCPVGAIISKPFKYWSRSWLLEKGRTVCNLCPVGCEIQIEYGVGDWRSKRKVYRTKPTDELNICAKGFFGYDSINHKRLLKTKVGKREETPGNVVNLLTTILTEHGGKTGIVFSAYLPKEVIDEVLRIAKASQAYVTAPQSVDLFKFLDELEEYDFPTVKEFEKADAFVFIGDDITSVATVLSYYTKKKVYKIGKSVRDEKLQPEEITYEDLQNLEGNVFVLVTPHALNGEIKEVATKLKELKREKGFKVIPVPKDANALYLYEVLKGIYSDLPAVMEACERGDIENLIIFGEDILEFYEDKVFEELKEKLEHLVVVSPYEDGLSEYAHIKIPMSLMGENEGTYKTFFGEVKGKKFLPWAFDDLAFWKYLGENFKEEKGLKVVKSSSNLRRRFEPHLYRNNWITQRSQNLSRLYEKNKDITVYYERSV; encoded by the coding sequence ATGTCCGAAAAGGTGAAGATTTACATCGACGACGTTGAAATAGAGGCGGAAAAAGGAAAAACTGTCTTACAGGTAGCCCTCGAAAACGGGATAGACATACCCTACTTCTGTTACCACCCGAGACTCTCCATAGCCGGCGCGTGCAGGATGTGCGTGGTTTACTGGGAAGACATAAACAGACTCGTTATTTCCTGTAACCTCCCCGTTCAGGAGGGAATGAGAGTAAGGACGCACAGAACGAGCGAAATGGTGAGAGAACAACAAAAGTACCTCCTTCAGGCTTTAATGACTAGACACCCCCTTGACTGTCCGATATGCGATAAAGCGGGAGAGTGTGACCTCCAGAACCTCGGAGCCATTTACGGACCTCAGAAACAGATAGTCCCCATATCCGCACTTGAAAAGGAGAGGGAAGAACACGACTGGGAGAGCGATTTTCTGGAGTACTACTCAAACAGGTGTGTTGTTTGTTACAGATGCACGAGGGCGTGCGACGAGGTCGTAGGTACGAGAGCCCTTTACGTTGAAGACAGAGGATTTCACTCAAACATAGTTCCCGCCGTAAGACCTATGGACACATCTACGTGTGAAATGTGCGGTATATGCGTGCACGTTTGCCCCGTAGGCGCTATTATTTCAAAACCCTTCAAGTATTGGTCCCGTAGCTGGCTTCTGGAAAAGGGAAGAACCGTATGCAACCTCTGTCCCGTGGGATGTGAGATACAGATAGAGTACGGAGTGGGAGACTGGCGTTCAAAGAGAAAGGTTTACAGAACGAAACCCACGGACGAGCTAAATATCTGCGCCAAGGGCTTTTTTGGCTATGATTCCATAAATCACAAAAGACTTTTAAAAACTAAAGTGGGAAAAAGGGAAGAAACTCCCGGTAACGTCGTAAACCTCCTCACAACTATCCTCACCGAACACGGAGGGAAAACTGGAATAGTCTTTTCCGCATACCTACCCAAAGAAGTAATAGACGAAGTTTTAAGGATAGCAAAGGCCTCTCAGGCTTACGTCACGGCTCCCCAGAGTGTGGATTTATTCAAGTTTTTAGATGAGCTGGAAGAGTATGACTTTCCGACTGTAAAAGAATTTGAAAAGGCGGACGCTTTCGTGTTCATAGGCGACGACATAACTTCCGTGGCTACCGTTCTTTCTTACTACACAAAGAAGAAGGTTTACAAGATAGGAAAGAGCGTAAGGGACGAAAAACTCCAGCCCGAAGAGATTACCTACGAAGATCTCCAGAACCTCGAAGGAAACGTGTTCGTCCTAGTGACACCCCACGCCTTAAACGGTGAAATCAAGGAAGTTGCAACGAAACTAAAAGAGCTTAAAAGGGAAAAAGGCTTTAAGGTAATCCCCGTGCCAAAAGACGCAAACGCACTCTACCTCTACGAAGTATTGAAAGGTATATACTCCGACCTTCCCGCGGTAATGGAAGCCTGCGAAAGGGGAGATATAGAAAACCTCATAATTTTCGGAGAGGACATACTGGAGTTTTACGAAGATAAGGTATTCGAAGAATTAAAGGAAAAGCTCGAACACCTCGTGGTTGTGAGCCCCTACGAAGACGGACTGAGCGAATACGCCCATATAAAGATACCCATGTCCTTAATGGGAGAAAATGAAGGAACTTATAAAACCTTCTTCGGTGAAGTTAAAGGAAAGAAGTTCCTTCCTTGGGCTTTCGACGACCTCGCCTTCTGGAAGTACCTCGGTGAAAACTTCAAGGAAGAAAAAGGGCTAAAGGTTGTAAAAAGCTCATCGAACCTCAGGAGAAGGTTCGAACCGCATCTCTACAGGAACAACTGGATTACACAAAGGAGCCAGAACCTTTCAAGACTCTATGAAAAGAACAAAGATATAACGGTTTACTACGAAAGGAGTGTTTAG
- a CDS encoding chloride channel protein yields the protein MNIFFLISSFFRKLKIKDFIKPAIGGFIAGSIGMLFPAAIGNGYGWLQLILDGKWNDYAQIFLSAVAVMLGVSFTIGSGGSGGVFGPSVMIGGLLGASYSLFLNAQYSLNLHVPSFTIVGMVALFAGAAKAPLSTLILIAEMTGGYELLVPAMIAVFVSYFLSGEKSIFPSQVNTRLDSPAHMDEFGFYILEKLCVRDYMTPNPITVSPNQTLKEVEEILSKHLIGGLPVVAKGKLVGIVTKSDIQKVPSELREKKRVYDVMSTNLITVTEEESLAEVLRIFSSKGIGRLPVVKHKGSSELIGIITRADIGKAIREWKK from the coding sequence GTGAACATTTTTTTCTTAATAAGTAGTTTTTTTAGGAAACTCAAGATAAAGGACTTCATAAAGCCCGCAATAGGTGGTTTTATCGCGGGAAGTATAGGGATGCTCTTTCCCGCCGCGATAGGCAACGGCTACGGCTGGCTTCAACTAATTCTGGACGGTAAGTGGAACGATTACGCTCAGATATTCCTCAGTGCGGTAGCTGTGATGCTGGGAGTTTCCTTCACGATAGGTTCGGGCGGTTCGGGAGGGGTTTTCGGTCCATCCGTTATGATTGGTGGACTGCTCGGAGCTTCTTACAGTTTGTTTTTAAATGCCCAGTACTCCCTAAACCTCCACGTTCCTTCCTTCACAATCGTGGGTATGGTAGCTCTATTTGCAGGAGCAGCAAAGGCTCCCCTTTCCACCTTGATACTAATCGCCGAAATGACGGGTGGGTATGAACTCCTCGTTCCCGCGATGATAGCGGTATTCGTTTCCTACTTCCTTAGCGGTGAGAAGAGCATATTCCCGAGTCAGGTAAACACAAGGCTCGACTCCCCAGCTCACATGGACGAGTTCGGTTTTTACATACTTGAAAAACTCTGTGTTAGGGATTACATGACTCCAAATCCCATAACTGTCTCTCCAAATCAGACGTTGAAGGAAGTAGAAGAAATACTTTCCAAACACCTAATAGGAGGACTTCCCGTAGTTGCGAAAGGAAAACTCGTGGGAATAGTAACGAAAAGCGACATACAAAAAGTTCCTTCCGAACTCAGGGAAAAGAAGAGGGTCTACGATGTTATGAGTACTAATCTCATCACCGTTACGGAAGAGGAAAGTCTTGCTGAAGTTCTGAGGATATTCTCCTCAAAGGGAATAGGTAGACTTCCCGTCGTGAAGCACAAGGGCAGTTCCGAGCTTATCGGTATCATAACACGTGCCGATATAGGAAAAGCTATAAGGGAGTGGAAAAAGTGA
- a CDS encoding Gfo/Idh/MocA family protein: MHVLLIGLGNMGKKYLRKIKELGLNPVICDIDPEKANVCNECPFYCHIGDIKEEVQKVIIAVDPKDHVRLAKEFLEKGIPVLLEKPPALTSKEFEEIVENPNLEISEIELYSEAVKNFPTDVEPEEIVIERLNKGSGYINPLWDLAWHDLYVLQYLFGDVEAEEVNRKNGIWEIKGKVKNVPFTLRVAWNYPEEQKRVWRIKTKKGEILMDFIKEELAYGNYKRQRLYGDKLGEMVRDFLSGVRREGSTRRALNNLRILESLKI; the protein is encoded by the coding sequence ATGCACGTCCTTTTAATCGGACTCGGAAATATGGGAAAAAAATACTTAAGAAAAATAAAAGAACTGGGACTGAACCCCGTCATATGCGACATAGACCCTGAAAAGGCAAACGTCTGTAACGAATGTCCCTTTTACTGCCACATAGGGGATATAAAGGAAGAGGTTCAGAAAGTAATAATAGCCGTTGATCCGAAAGATCACGTAAGACTCGCGAAAGAGTTTCTGGAAAAGGGCATTCCCGTTCTCCTTGAAAAACCCCCGGCACTGACGAGTAAAGAGTTTGAAGAAATAGTAGAGAACCCAAACCTTGAGATATCCGAAATAGAACTTTACTCCGAAGCCGTAAAAAATTTTCCAACGGATGTAGAACCTGAGGAAATAGTCATAGAAAGACTGAACAAAGGAAGTGGTTACATAAACCCTCTCTGGGATCTCGCCTGGCACGATCTTTACGTACTTCAGTACCTCTTCGGTGATGTAGAAGCCGAAGAAGTAAATAGGAAAAACGGTATTTGGGAAATAAAGGGAAAGGTAAAAAACGTTCCCTTTACCCTGAGAGTTGCGTGGAATTACCCTGAAGAACAGAAGAGAGTCTGGAGGATAAAAACTAAAAAGGGAGAAATTTTAATGGATTTCATAAAAGAAGAACTCGCTTACGGAAATTACAAGAGACAAAGGCTTTACGGAGACAAACTCGGTGAAATGGTTCGGGATTTCCTGAGCGGTGTAAGGAGAGAAGGAAGCACGAGAAGAGCTTTAAATAATTTAAGGATTTTGGAGAGTCTGAAAATTTAG
- a CDS encoding chloride channel protein: MLRKYFWLPVIIGLFAGLFAILFVEALEVITHLVLEQVVGYYQPLPGGEGHRETFTWEPLKPYLLPITVALGGLISGLLAYFFAPESAGVGTDAAIYAYHHGKKLSLKSSIVKLITSAVTIGTGGTSGREGPIALIGAGLGSSVADWFKLKESEKRKALAIGSGQSSSYL; this comes from the coding sequence ATGCTCAGAAAGTATTTCTGGCTCCCCGTTATCATAGGTTTGTTTGCGGGCTTATTTGCAATACTCTTTGTAGAAGCATTGGAAGTTATTACTCACTTAGTTCTTGAACAAGTTGTAGGTTATTACCAGCCTCTCCCTGGAGGCGAAGGGCATAGGGAAACCTTCACATGGGAGCCTTTGAAACCGTATCTCCTTCCTATTACTGTAGCTCTAGGCGGTCTTATTTCGGGACTGCTCGCTTACTTTTTTGCACCTGAGTCCGCAGGCGTGGGTACTGATGCCGCCATATATGCCTACCACCACGGAAAAAAGCTTTCTTTGAAGTCTTCTATAGTAAAGCTTATAACCTCCGCTGTAACTATAGGAACAGGCGGGACTTCGGGAAGGGAAGGCCCAATAGCCTTAATTGGTGCGGGGCTTGGTTCTTCCGTGGCTGATTGGTTTAAGCTAAAGGAGTCCGAAAAGAGGAAGGCACTCGCAATAGGCTCGGGGCAGAGTAGCAGCTATCTTTAA
- a CDS encoding NYN domain-containing protein, giving the protein MRRRAAIFVDGTNLYFIQKNFLNAKIDIVKFVNYFKQFYDIYNTFFYLAYKEEDEKQERFFKLLAFSGITVVKKPVKQLKDGSLKGDVDVDIAIDMLLTKDNYDTAILCSGDSDFERLVYVLRNFGKEVICVSTKESSSIELVNACDRYIDLKEILPFIKLE; this is encoded by the coding sequence ATGAGGAGGAGGGCCGCGATATTCGTGGACGGCACGAACCTCTACTTTATCCAGAAGAACTTCCTCAACGCCAAGATAGACATCGTGAAGTTCGTCAATTACTTTAAGCAGTTTTACGACATTTACAACACCTTCTTTTACCTCGCCTACAAGGAAGAGGACGAAAAGCAGGAGAGGTTTTTTAAACTCCTTGCCTTCAGCGGTATAACCGTAGTGAAAAAACCCGTAAAACAACTCAAGGACGGAAGCCTGAAGGGAGACGTTGACGTGGACATAGCTATAGACATGCTCCTCACGAAGGACAATTACGACACGGCTATCCTCTGTTCAGGGGACAGCGACTTTGAAAGGCTCGTTTACGTACTCAGAAACTTCGGAAAAGAGGTTATATGCGTCTCCACAAAGGAAAGCTCTTCCATAGAACTTGTGAATGCCTGCGACAGGTACATAGACCTTAAAGAAATACTACCCTTTATTAAGCTTGAGTAG
- the glpK gene encoding glycerol kinase GlpK, whose product MSVVISIDVGTTRVKVIAFSKNGKIVAISDREVSQIYPEPGWVEQDPLELWEAVRKSLSEVIQQVGLKEINSIGITNQRETVILWDKETGRPVYNAILWQDLRTEDICRKLSEYSEYIKENTGLLLHPYFSASKVNWIIENVNGVKKDIERGKVIFGTVDTWILWNLTGGKVHKTEPSNASRTLLFNIKRLEYDDELLKIFRIPKNILPEVNESSSLFGYTDKSITGVEIPITGILGDQQASLFAHGIRELEEVKNTYGTGLFLMLLTGSKPIIPERLLGTVAWVINGKVNYAIEGSVLTGGACIKWLMDRLKLIKQAADTEYLAKSISSNEGVYFVPAFSGLGAPYWDASARGIIIGITGRTRIEHIARAALEAIAYQTRDVIEEMEKETGVKIKILKADGGASQNNFLMQFQADILGIPVERPRHVELTALGAAGIAGIYSGMWKSKEEFIEDTREVELTFSPEMKKEERELYYSKWKDAVKRAMKWSML is encoded by the coding sequence ATGAGTGTTGTTATTTCAATAGATGTAGGGACAACTAGAGTAAAAGTTATCGCATTTTCAAAAAATGGAAAAATAGTTGCAATTTCTGACAGGGAAGTTTCACAGATATATCCAGAACCTGGATGGGTAGAACAAGATCCTCTTGAGCTTTGGGAAGCCGTTAGAAAGTCTTTGAGCGAGGTTATTCAACAGGTTGGGTTAAAGGAAATAAATTCAATTGGAATTACAAACCAGAGGGAAACTGTTATCCTTTGGGATAAGGAAACCGGAAGACCGGTTTACAACGCAATACTCTGGCAGGATTTAAGAACTGAGGATATATGTAGAAAACTCTCCGAATACTCTGAATACATAAAGGAAAATACAGGCCTTCTCTTACATCCTTATTTTTCCGCAAGCAAAGTAAACTGGATAATAGAAAACGTAAACGGGGTAAAGAAAGACATTGAGAGGGGAAAGGTAATATTTGGAACAGTTGATACGTGGATTCTCTGGAACTTAACAGGAGGAAAGGTTCACAAAACTGAACCGAGTAACGCTTCAAGAACCCTTCTATTCAACATTAAAAGACTTGAATACGATGATGAACTGTTAAAAATATTCAGGATACCTAAAAATATACTCCCGGAGGTGAATGAAAGTTCTTCCCTTTTCGGATACACGGATAAAAGTATTACAGGTGTTGAAATACCTATTACAGGAATTCTGGGTGATCAGCAGGCCTCACTTTTCGCTCACGGAATAAGGGAATTAGAGGAGGTTAAAAACACTTATGGAACAGGTTTATTCCTTATGCTTTTAACGGGAAGTAAACCGATAATACCCGAAAGGTTACTTGGAACAGTAGCCTGGGTTATAAATGGTAAGGTAAATTACGCAATTGAAGGAAGTGTACTGACCGGAGGAGCCTGTATAAAGTGGTTAATGGACAGGCTTAAATTAATAAAGCAGGCTGCCGATACGGAATACCTGGCAAAATCCATCAGCTCAAATGAAGGTGTTTACTTCGTTCCAGCTTTTTCGGGTCTTGGAGCTCCTTACTGGGATGCGTCAGCAAGGGGAATAATAATAGGGATTACGGGAAGGACAAGAATAGAACACATAGCAAGAGCTGCATTAGAAGCAATAGCGTATCAAACAAGGGATGTAATTGAAGAAATGGAAAAGGAAACGGGAGTGAAGATAAAAATCTTAAAAGCGGATGGAGGAGCTTCTCAGAACAATTTCCTAATGCAGTTTCAGGCTGACATTCTTGGCATACCTGTTGAAAGACCTAGGCATGTAGAACTTACAGCTCTGGGAGCGGCTGGAATTGCAGGTATATACTCAGGAATGTGGAAGAGTAAAGAGGAATTCATTGAGGATACAAGGGAAGTTGAATTAACTTTCAGTCCAGAAATGAAAAAAGAGGAAAGGGAGCTTTACTACTCCAAGTGGAAGGATGCTGTAAAGAGAGCCATGAAATGGAGTATGTTATGA
- a CDS encoding GGDEF domain-containing protein, with amino-acid sequence MELDKYLVLGFATLYALFMLLTKDIFVKYLSSLYAVSFMLIYMSYYLEGVNFPRLYVYGFRVVGFIMLAYTFFENYKLIKLLRNLEKRTYIDSLTGVYNRKFLEEIFKLEKEKYRTFRKEFCIIFIDLDNFKEVNDRYGHMEGDKVLKRVAELIKKSVRKEDYVIRYGGDEFVIITEAPRGDVLSIMSRLQDVIKIKYKEVEVTASIGSACFPNDGKELEELIKKADERMYRIKKMKNELLKLNKG; translated from the coding sequence TCTTTATGTTGCTCACGAAAGACATCTTCGTTAAGTACCTGTCCTCCCTTTACGCGGTTTCCTTTATGCTCATTTACATGTCTTACTACCTCGAGGGTGTTAACTTTCCCAGACTTTACGTTTACGGATTCAGGGTTGTCGGGTTTATAATGCTCGCTTACACTTTCTTCGAGAATTATAAACTTATAAAACTCCTCAGAAATCTGGAAAAGAGAACGTACATAGATTCTTTAACGGGTGTTTACAACAGGAAGTTTCTCGAGGAGATTTTTAAGCTCGAGAAGGAAAAGTACAGGACTTTCAGGAAGGAGTTCTGCATAATTTTCATAGATCTTGATAACTTCAAGGAAGTCAACGACAGGTACGGACACATGGAGGGGGATAAGGTTTTAAAACGGGTTGCCGAATTGATCAAGAAAAGCGTAAGGAAGGAAGATTACGTCATAAGGTACGGAGGGGACGAGTTCGTGATAATAACGGAGGCCCCGAGGGGAGACGTCCTGAGCATAATGTCAAGACTTCAGGACGTCATAAAGATAAAGTACAAGGAAGTTGAGGTAACAGCCTCTATAGGAAGTGCCTGCTTTCCGAACGACGGAAAAGAACTGGAAGAGCTGATAAAGAAAGCTGACGAAAGGATGTACAGAATTAAGAAGATGAAGAACGAACTACTCAAGCTTAATAAAGGGTAG
- the pdo gene encoding protein disulfide oxidoreductase, which yields MLLNLDVRMQLKELAQKEFKEPVSIKLFSQAIGCESCQTAEELLKETVEVIGEAVGQDKIKLDIYSPFTHKEETEKYGVDRVPTIVIEGDKDYGIRYIGLPAGLEFTTLINGIFHVSQRKPQLSEKTLELLQVVDIPIEIWVFVTTSCGYCPSAAVMAWDFALANDYITSKVIDASENQDLAEQFQVVGVPKIVINKGVAEFVGAQPENAFLGYIMAVYEKLKREKEQA from the coding sequence ATGCTTCTGAACCTGGATGTGAGAATGCAACTAAAGGAGCTGGCACAAAAGGAATTCAAAGAACCTGTTAGTATAAAGCTGTTTTCTCAGGCTATTGGATGTGAGTCCTGCCAAACCGCGGAAGAACTTCTGAAGGAAACCGTTGAGGTTATCGGAGAGGCTGTGGGACAGGATAAGATAAAGCTCGACATATACTCTCCCTTTACTCATAAGGAAGAAACGGAAAAGTACGGAGTTGACAGGGTTCCGACAATAGTTATAGAAGGAGACAAGGATTACGGAATAAGGTATATAGGACTTCCCGCGGGACTGGAGTTTACCACACTCATAAACGGTATATTCCACGTTTCTCAAAGAAAGCCTCAACTTTCTGAAAAAACTCTTGAACTCCTTCAGGTAGTTGACATTCCAATAGAGATATGGGTTTTCGTTACGACTTCCTGCGGATACTGTCCTTCTGCAGCGGTAATGGCTTGGGACTTTGCGCTGGCAAACGACTACATAACTTCTAAGGTTATAGACGCTTCAGAGAATCAAGACCTTGCCGAACAATTCCAGGTTGTAGGTGTCCCTAAGATAGTCATAAACAAGGGTGTGGCGGAATTCGTGGGAGCACAACCGGAGAACGCCTTCCTCGGTTATATAATGGCGGTTTACGAAAAACTCAAGAGGGAAAAAGAACAGGCTTAA
- a CDS encoding 2,5-diamino-6-(ribosylamino)-4(3H)-pyrimidinone 5'-phosphate reductase, translated as MERPYVIIVSEVSVDGKLTLYRGASSKELMSLMDEEAYKYLHEIRAKVDGIMVGCETVRTDNPSLTVRYAKGKNPVRIIPCSTANVPLDANVLNTKEAPTIIATTERAPKERLEKIKELGAEVIVVGDELVDFDKLLPELYRRGIKSLMVEGGASINWEFVRRRVVDEIRLIHLPVIVGGENVPTLVGGEGFKKLKNLLHLRLRSHFVRGKQLITEWEVVNKIR; from the coding sequence ATGGAAAGACCATACGTCATCATAGTTTCCGAAGTAAGCGTGGATGGAAAACTCACCCTCTACAGGGGTGCCTCATCCAAGGAGCTCATGAGCCTGATGGATGAAGAGGCTTACAAGTACCTCCATGAAATAAGGGCGAAGGTTGACGGGATAATGGTAGGGTGTGAAACGGTAAGGACGGACAATCCCAGCCTCACGGTCAGATACGCAAAAGGTAAAAACCCCGTGAGGATAATTCCCTGCTCTACCGCAAACGTACCTTTAGATGCGAACGTTTTAAACACAAAGGAAGCTCCAACGATAATAGCGACGACAGAAAGGGCTCCAAAGGAGAGACTCGAAAAGATAAAAGAGCTAGGAGCTGAGGTAATAGTCGTAGGGGACGAACTCGTGGACTTTGATAAACTCCTTCCCGAACTCTACAGAAGGGGAATAAAGTCACTAATGGTAGAAGGGGGAGCTTCCATAAACTGGGAGTTCGTGAGAAGAAGGGTCGTGGACGAGATAAGGCTTATTCACCTGCCCGTCATAGTGGGCGGTGAGAACGTTCCCACCTTAGTGGGAGGTGAAGGATTCAAAAAACTCAAAAACTTACTACATTTAAGATTAAGGAGTCACTTCGTAAGGGGAAAACAACTCATTACCGAGTGGGAAGTTGTAAATAAGATAAGATGA
- the accD gene encoding acetyl-CoA carboxylase, carboxyltransferase subunit beta, protein MRFLDRFFKKKKKEEALWTKCPNCKSLLYVPDLESNLKVCPNCDYHFTLSALERIKYTLDEENPELLFEEILPADPLNFKDTKSYKDRIKKAQEETGLSEAIVITEGHIKGKRAILAVMDFNFIGGSMGSVVGERFFRACERAVETKTPLISFAASGGARMQEGILSLMQMAKTTFGVGLLKEANIPYISVLTNPTMGGVSASFAFLGDLILAEPKALIGFAGPRVIEQTIKQKLPEGFQTAEFLLEKGQIDMVVHRKELKDKLAYFLEVMYYAKR, encoded by the coding sequence ATGCGTTTCTTAGATAGATTCTTCAAAAAGAAGAAGAAAGAGGAGGCTCTATGGACAAAGTGTCCGAACTGTAAAAGCCTCCTCTACGTTCCCGACCTGGAGAGCAACCTGAAAGTTTGCCCCAATTGCGACTACCACTTCACCCTTTCCGCCCTTGAGCGTATAAAGTACACCCTCGATGAGGAAAATCCCGAACTCCTATTTGAAGAAATACTACCCGCGGATCCTCTGAACTTCAAAGACACGAAAAGCTATAAGGACAGGATAAAGAAAGCACAGGAGGAGACGGGACTGAGTGAAGCAATAGTCATAACGGAGGGGCACATAAAGGGGAAAAGGGCGATACTCGCGGTTATGGACTTTAACTTCATAGGCGGAAGTATGGGCTCTGTGGTCGGGGAGCGGTTCTTCAGAGCCTGTGAGAGGGCTGTAGAGACTAAAACTCCGTTGATATCCTTTGCAGCGTCGGGCGGGGCGAGAATGCAGGAAGGAATACTCTCTTTAATGCAAATGGCAAAGACTACCTTCGGAGTGGGTTTACTAAAGGAGGCAAACATACCTTACATAAGCGTTTTGACCAATCCCACAATGGGTGGCGTTTCTGCAAGTTTTGCCTTTCTGGGCGATTTAATATTGGCAGAACCAAAGGCGTTAATAGGGTTCGCGGGACCGAGGGTGATAGAACAAACTATAAAGCAAAAGCTTCCCGAGGGATTTCAAACTGCGGAATTCCTCCTTGAAAAGGGACAGATAGACATGGTAGTCCACAGAAAAGAATTGAAGGACAAACTCGCCTACTTTTTAGAGGTTATGTACTACGCAAAGCGGTGA
- a CDS encoding nucleotide exchange factor GrpE, with product MEKNQKEIEKELEELRKREKELEEKIQKLETIAKNSNLRVAELQREIDYLKERYRRDLEEQRKFCYEKFAYDLLEVMDNFERALEYGRQAQDVKSILLGIEMIYSEMKKIFEKYGIREIPVEGKEFDPYVAEAVEKVETDQYPPNTVVKVIRKGYYIHDKVLRPARVAVAVPPQEEEGEEIT from the coding sequence ATGGAAAAAAATCAGAAAGAAATTGAAAAAGAACTTGAAGAATTAAGAAAGAGGGAAAAAGAACTCGAAGAAAAAATTCAAAAACTTGAAACAATCGCCAAGAACTCAAACCTGAGAGTTGCCGAACTCCAGAGGGAAATAGATTACCTCAAAGAACGCTACAGAAGGGATTTAGAGGAACAGAGGAAGTTCTGCTATGAGAAGTTCGCCTACGACCTCCTTGAGGTTATGGACAACTTCGAAAGGGCGCTGGAATACGGTAGGCAGGCACAAGACGTGAAGTCTATACTCCTCGGTATTGAAATGATTTACTCGGAAATGAAAAAGATATTCGAAAAGTACGGAATAAGGGAAATACCGGTTGAGGGAAAGGAGTTTGATCCCTACGTCGCCGAAGCCGTGGAAAAGGTAGAAACGGATCAGTATCCGCCCAATACCGTCGTAAAGGTAATAAGAAAGGGCTACTACATACACGACAAGGTTCTCAGACCCGCAAGGGTAGCCGTAGCTGTTCCGCCTCAAGAAGAAGAAGGGGAAGAGATAACTTAA
- a CDS encoding methyltransferase, with protein MEIKENSYVKSFKKLRIAKLFENREEFKKLRRKNTFWKEISEAMAVRERIKDHLIRDPNHVVIDLCSGKGFLSTLVALMHPKTKVIAVDIDEGADREHFTYLKNAQFVKADIMSEEVEKLIKEAGDKVILTGIHLCRDLSERFIELVNNNENVKFAVLMPCCEGNFPREKYQFLIDELGVYEAWCYYLKDKFDENLKVKMKRDKKVISPKNIVLTAERN; from the coding sequence ATGGAAATCAAGGAAAACTCCTACGTAAAAAGCTTCAAGAAGTTAAGGATAGCGAAATTATTTGAGAACAGGGAAGAGTTTAAGAAGCTCAGGAGGAAAAACACCTTCTGGAAGGAGATATCCGAGGCCATGGCAGTGAGGGAGAGGATTAAGGACCACCTTATAAGGGATCCCAATCATGTCGTTATTGACCTCTGCTCGGGAAAGGGTTTTTTGAGCACACTTGTTGCCCTGATGCATCCAAAAACCAAAGTGATAGCCGTGGACATAGATGAGGGAGCTGACAGGGAGCACTTTACTTACTTAAAAAATGCTCAGTTCGTAAAGGCAGATATAATGAGCGAAGAGGTTGAAAAACTGATAAAAGAGGCGGGAGATAAAGTAATCCTTACGGGAATACACCTGTGCAGGGACTTGTCGGAGAGGTTTATAGAACTTGTGAACAATAACGAGAATGTAAAGTTTGCGGTTTTAATGCCATGCTGTGAAGGAAACTTCCCTAGGGAAAAGTACCAGTTCTTAATAGACGAGCTCGGTGTTTACGAAGCCTGGTGTTATTACCTGAAGGATAAGTTTGATGAAAATCTGAAGGTCAAAATGAAGAGGGATAAAAAAGTAATCTCTCCGAAGAATATCGTTTTGACCGCGGAGAGAAACTAA